Proteins found in one Deltaproteobacteria bacterium genomic segment:
- a CDS encoding SRPBCC family protein, with product MGNSKIQIEATISTTLPKVWQYWTEPNHITQWNFAVPEWCCPRATNDLSVGGKYSARMEAKDGSFGFDFEAIYNEVIIQKKLAYTLTDGRKVVTSFERVGDATKVTTVFDAENQNPVEMQKNGWQSILNNFKKYAEEN from the coding sequence ATGGGTAATTCAAAAATTCAAATCGAAGCAACAATCTCAACAACGCTCCCAAAGGTTTGGCAATATTGGACAGAGCCGAATCATATTACTCAGTGGAATTTTGCAGTGCCAGAATGGTGCTGCCCAAGAGCCACGAATGATCTTAGCGTTGGAGGAAAGTACTCAGCAAGAATGGAAGCTAAGGACGGAAGTTTTGGTTTCGATTTTGAAGCTATTTACAACGAAGTTATAATTCAAAAGAAACTTGCTTATACTTTAACTGACGGTCGAAAAGTCGTCACAAGTTTCGAGCGGGTGGGAGATGCGACGAAGGTCACGACCGTTTTTGATGCCGAAAATCAGAATCCGGTAGAAATGCAGAAAAATGGCTGGCAATCGATACTTAATAACTTCAAGAAGTATGCTGAAGAAAATTGA
- a CDS encoding M48 family metallopeptidase, producing MSSEIVRFENYEFQIERKSKRRSVTVFMAPKRPIIVRTGLKTSHYFILSFLKSKIGWIEKNIKRIKEIESQYPEKRIREDEVFPFRGVDYVLRVVITPGKKYFVSLPEMNAHRTMLLHVPLKEWHALSKKLEYENQIHTLRVFYRRESIRFLTERVNYLSQQMELYPSQIKFREQKSRWGSCSTNKIINLNWRLILFSDEIIDYVLIHELAHLKHLNHSDSFWNLVEKFCPQYKEISMQLKKSQGLTGFLDL from the coding sequence ATGTCGTCAGAAATCGTCCGTTTTGAAAATTATGAATTTCAAATTGAAAGAAAATCAAAGCGCCGATCAGTAACGGTCTTTATGGCTCCTAAGAGGCCTATTATCGTAAGAACGGGATTAAAGACGTCTCATTATTTTATCTTGAGTTTTTTGAAAAGCAAAATAGGTTGGATTGAAAAAAACATAAAAAGAATCAAAGAAATTGAAAGTCAGTATCCTGAAAAAAGAATTCGAGAAGATGAAGTTTTTCCTTTTCGAGGCGTAGATTATGTTTTAAGGGTTGTCATCACGCCAGGAAAAAAATATTTTGTTTCTTTGCCAGAAATGAATGCTCATAGAACTATGCTCTTACACGTTCCTTTAAAGGAATGGCATGCTCTGAGCAAAAAATTAGAATACGAAAATCAAATTCATACTCTAAGGGTTTTCTACAGAAGGGAATCTATTCGTTTTCTAACTGAAAGAGTTAATTATTTATCTCAACAAATGGAGCTATACCCTTCCCAAATAAAATTTCGAGAGCAAAAGAGCAGATGGGGTAGTTGTTCAACAAATAAAATTATCAATTTGAACTGGAGATTAATCCTATTTTCAGATGAAATTATTGACTATGTATTGATCCACGAGCTTGCTCATTTGAAACATTTAAATCATTCTGACAGTTTTTGGAACTTAGTCGAAAAATTCTGTCCACAATACAAAGAAATCTCAATGCAACTAAAAAAAAGTCAAGGTTTAACGGGCTTTTTAGATTTGTAG
- a CDS encoding recombinase family protein: MVVDSILRKRSLGWSYKTISEWLTLRGIKSPSRQTRWYHTTIRRIETSALESTKLTEDLRFDESPSECLYK; the protein is encoded by the coding sequence ATGGTAGTCGATAGTATACTAAGAAAACGGAGTCTAGGCTGGTCCTATAAGACAATCTCTGAGTGGCTCACGTTAAGAGGGATCAAAAGTCCCTCCAGGCAAACGCGATGGTATCATACAACCATCCGACGAATTGAAACTAGCGCCCTAGAATCTACCAAACTTACTGAAGACCTTCGTTTCGATGAGAGCCCTTCCGAATGCCTTTACAAATGA
- a CDS encoding NADP-dependent isocitrate dehydrogenase: MKKIKVANPVVELDGDEMTRIIWAFIKNKLITPYLDIDIKYFDLGMENRDKTNDQVTIDSAEAIKKYNVGIKCATITPDEERVKEFKLKQMWKSPNGTIRNILDGTVFREPIIMKNVPRLVPGWTKPIMIGRHAFGDQYRATDFVTKGKGKLTITFEGENGEKISHEVFNFKGDGVAMAMYNTDESIKGFAKSCFNVALTKKWPLYLSTKNTILKKYDGRFKDIFQEIYEKDFKAAFTSAGITYEHRLIDDMVASCLKWEGGFVWACKNYDGDVQSDTVAQGFGSLGLMTSVLITPDGKTMEAEAAHGTVTRHYRLHQQGKPTSTNPIASIFAWTRGLAHRGKLDSNPELIRFAETLEQVCVQTVESGLMTKDLAACIYGDKIPADKYLNTEPFLEAIDRNLLKALNLN; the protein is encoded by the coding sequence ATGAAAAAAATTAAAGTGGCAAATCCCGTTGTAGAGCTCGATGGCGATGAAATGACAAGAATCATTTGGGCTTTCATTAAAAATAAACTGATCACTCCCTACCTTGATATCGATATTAAATACTTTGACCTGGGAATGGAAAATCGCGATAAAACCAATGATCAAGTAACTATTGACTCTGCCGAAGCCATCAAGAAATACAATGTGGGAATCAAGTGTGCCACAATTACGCCAGATGAAGAACGAGTTAAAGAATTTAAGCTAAAACAAATGTGGAAGTCTCCTAACGGAACCATTCGAAATATTCTTGATGGTACCGTTTTTCGTGAGCCTATTATTATGAAAAATGTCCCTCGCCTCGTACCTGGATGGACAAAACCCATCATGATCGGCAGACATGCTTTCGGAGATCAATACCGGGCTACAGATTTCGTGACCAAAGGAAAAGGGAAACTCACTATCACTTTCGAAGGCGAAAATGGAGAGAAAATTTCTCATGAAGTATTCAACTTCAAAGGGGATGGCGTTGCCATGGCCATGTATAACACTGACGAGTCTATTAAAGGCTTTGCAAAATCTTGCTTCAACGTCGCTTTAACTAAAAAATGGCCACTTTATTTATCAACAAAAAACACGATTCTTAAAAAGTACGATGGTCGCTTCAAAGATATTTTCCAAGAAATCTATGAGAAGGACTTTAAAGCTGCCTTTACCTCTGCAGGTATTACGTATGAGCATCGTCTTATTGATGACATGGTCGCCAGTTGTTTAAAATGGGAAGGTGGTTTTGTATGGGCCTGCAAAAACTACGATGGGGATGTTCAGTCAGATACCGTAGCTCAAGGTTTTGGTTCTCTCGGGTTAATGACATCCGTATTGATCACCCCCGACGGAAAAACCATGGAAGCTGAAGCGGCCCATGGGACGGTCACCAGGCACTACCGCCTTCATCAGCAAGGAAAACCAACATCCACTAATCCCATTGCCTCCATTTTTGCGTGGACCAGGGGCTTGGCACATCGAGGAAAATTAGACAGCAATCCAGAGCTCATTCGCTTCGCAGAAACCTTAGAGCAAGTTTGTGTTCAAACCGTCGAATCAGGTTTGATGACGAAAGACTTAGCTGCTTGCATATACGGCGACAAGATCCCTGCCGACAAGTATTTAAACACGGAACCCTTCTTAGAAGCTATTGATAGAAATCTTTTGAAAGCCTTGAACCTCAACTAG
- a CDS encoding DUF1761 domain-containing protein — protein sequence MLTALTETSWLGVIVVTIVNFIFGGIYFGVIIAKMYAFAMGREKEERQKPSVLMIAGPAVCGLLITMTSGAFIKMLNIQTLSDALIFGSTVGIGYFVPMTMTIAINPNFPRPFLYTAINAPYFLASSLLTSSILVLMN from the coding sequence ATGTTGACGGCTTTAACTGAAACAAGTTGGTTAGGTGTGATAGTAGTTACAATCGTAAATTTCATTTTTGGAGGCATCTATTTTGGCGTCATCATTGCTAAAATGTATGCTTTCGCGATGGGAAGAGAGAAGGAGGAAAGACAAAAGCCTTCAGTCCTGATGATTGCAGGACCAGCAGTTTGCGGTCTGCTTATCACAATGACGAGTGGCGCATTTATAAAGATGCTGAATATCCAAACTCTTTCGGATGCACTAATATTTGGATCGACGGTTGGAATTGGCTATTTTGTTCCCATGACAATGACAATTGCGATCAATCCAAATTTCCCGCGTCCGTTTTTGTATACAGCAATCAATGCCCCCTATTTTCTCGCTTCTAGTCTTCTGACCAGCTCGATACTCGTTCTGATGAACTGA
- a CDS encoding serine/threonine protein kinase: MTDNFFNLDPENVLLASERAGFVPTGLFTQLNSYENRVFDLKMESSENIIAKFYRPQRWTLESIQEEHAFLNELNAEDIPCLEPLLLKNGKTILEHNGIFVSFFPKFRGRMPQEFLNDDLKRIGQLMARVHNVGARKIAFHRPTLDSSYFGGWETLDLLQDKVLPELRSRYIKSAEIILEFIDYEFNPAEFIRIHGDCHKGNVLQFQDLFYLVDFDDFLNGPVIQDLWMLLSFDDTTLEKEKDLLVEGYELFREFPFHQWGWVEALRGLRILMYAGWIAKRWSDPSFPKIFPNFGSYSFWAEETEALEKIAWNLGTAL, translated from the coding sequence ATGACCGATAATTTTTTTAATTTAGATCCAGAAAATGTATTACTTGCTAGTGAAAGAGCTGGTTTTGTTCCTACTGGTTTATTTACACAGTTAAATTCCTATGAAAACCGCGTTTTTGATTTAAAAATGGAATCATCTGAAAATATTATAGCTAAATTTTATCGTCCCCAACGATGGACTTTAGAATCCATTCAGGAAGAACATGCTTTTTTAAATGAGCTGAATGCTGAAGATATTCCCTGTCTTGAGCCTTTACTTTTAAAAAATGGAAAAACCATCCTCGAACATAATGGTATCTTCGTTTCCTTTTTTCCTAAATTTCGTGGACGCATGCCTCAAGAGTTTCTCAATGATGACTTAAAAAGAATTGGCCAGCTCATGGCCAGAGTGCACAATGTAGGCGCACGAAAAATAGCATTTCATCGTCCAACCCTTGACTCGAGTTATTTTGGTGGTTGGGAAACTTTGGACTTGTTACAAGATAAGGTACTACCAGAGCTAAGGTCTCGGTATATTAAATCAGCCGAAATTATTTTAGAATTTATTGATTATGAATTTAATCCCGCAGAGTTTATCCGCATTCACGGAGATTGTCATAAAGGAAATGTTTTACAGTTTCAAGATTTGTTTTACCTTGTTGATTTCGATGATTTTTTAAATGGCCCTGTTATCCAAGACCTATGGATGCTGCTCAGTTTTGACGATACCACTTTGGAAAAAGAAAAAGATTTGCTTGTTGAAGGTTACGAGCTTTTTCGTGAATTTCCCTTTCACCAATGGGGTTGGGTAGAAGCGCTTCGCGGATTAAGAATCTTGATGTATGCAGGCTGGATCGCCAAACGTTGGAGTGACCCTTCTTTTCCAAAAATATTTCCCAATTTTGGCTCCTATTCCTTTTGGGCGGAAGAAACCGAAGCGCTCGAAAAGATTGCTTGGAATTTAGGAACGGCTCTTTAG
- a CDS encoding trypsin-like peptidase domain-containing protein, producing the protein MKYFILPISAFFILECLVGCGKSSKQVTGSRESIEPKNSVETKKPADFPIDSQLTLNLDNPRGFYPLNVKGLPDVVRAAGSSVFELRVLAAGEDRLLRVVDVSNGQGSKFKDNIRKMKTSSIDANSINTSSMNTGSLDENDKTVLIKQIESCEGNKDITYQMNCLITFDIRKSTGFLTGEGSTLWTNAHVVDGFMSFVEKFRDVKFRKKSKLSKFKKIFSEKQRIAVFIFNKEGELLLNPYLDQATIGMAPPMTYMARVRNTFFAEDSDYIGLSLSRPIGKPLKVADKLPLFGQRIFLFGYPACTACNPESFQVEDPNDFADRSPGPNSDGKGLKVSSGVLLEPKSQASFFEVQESLMDYWQLDRMFFSSADSNHGNSGGPLLNERGEVVAIHTGGKSRIIDGKVKRISRSVIFF; encoded by the coding sequence TTGAAATATTTTATTCTGCCAATAAGTGCGTTTTTTATTTTAGAGTGCCTGGTTGGGTGTGGAAAATCTTCCAAACAAGTAACTGGATCACGTGAATCAATAGAACCGAAAAACTCAGTAGAAACGAAAAAGCCCGCTGATTTTCCAATTGATTCTCAATTGACTTTGAATCTTGATAACCCTCGAGGCTTTTATCCATTAAACGTCAAGGGATTGCCTGATGTTGTAAGAGCTGCGGGTTCCTCAGTTTTCGAATTGCGAGTTCTTGCCGCTGGAGAGGACCGACTTCTTCGGGTCGTGGATGTTTCCAATGGTCAGGGTTCAAAATTTAAAGACAATATCCGAAAAATGAAAACAAGTTCCATCGATGCAAATTCAATAAATACAAGTTCAATGAATACAGGCTCACTGGATGAAAATGATAAAACTGTTTTGATCAAACAAATTGAAAGCTGCGAAGGGAATAAGGATATTACTTACCAAATGAATTGCTTGATCACCTTTGACATTCGAAAAAGCACAGGATTTTTGACAGGCGAGGGCTCAACTTTGTGGACGAATGCACATGTTGTGGATGGTTTCATGAGTTTTGTAGAAAAATTTCGTGATGTAAAATTTAGAAAAAAATCAAAATTAAGTAAATTTAAAAAGATCTTTTCTGAAAAGCAACGAATTGCCGTTTTTATTTTCAACAAGGAAGGTGAGTTACTGCTGAATCCCTATCTAGACCAAGCTACCATTGGCATGGCTCCGCCAATGACTTACATGGCGAGAGTTAGAAACACTTTTTTTGCTGAAGATTCTGATTATATTGGTTTGTCTCTTAGTAGACCTATAGGCAAGCCCTTAAAAGTTGCCGATAAGCTTCCTCTGTTTGGTCAGAGGATTTTCTTGTTTGGTTATCCAGCTTGCACGGCATGTAATCCAGAGAGTTTTCAAGTGGAGGATCCCAACGATTTTGCAGATAGGTCACCGGGACCAAATTCAGACGGAAAAGGGCTGAAAGTTTCTTCTGGAGTTTTGCTAGAACCAAAAAGTCAGGCTTCATTTTTTGAAGTTCAAGAATCTTTAATGGACTATTGGCAGTTGGACAGAATGTTTTTTAGCTCTGCTGACTCAAATCATGGAAATAGCGGTGGGCCCCTTTTAAATGAAAGAGGCGAAGTGGTCGCTATTCATACCGGAGGGAAATCCAGAATTATTGATGGAAAAGTAAAACGAATTTCCAGATCAGTCATTTTTTTCTAG
- a CDS encoding class I SAM-dependent methyltransferase, protein MNPSPTVIDHFTNAAKVYDEKNQQLAPIADNMHFLIRLILKNALVRARVLCVGVGTGAELFSLAKQFPEWTFVGVDPSVGMLDVCREKLKSAGILDRCELIHGYVNDAPTGENFDAALSILVGHFVKRDERLGFYQAMSSRLRTNGVLINTEISYDLSSQEFPMMLNNWKEVQILMGATPESLANLSQVLREMLTVLSPIETESLLRQSGIPIPIRFFQAFMINGWYGLKS, encoded by the coding sequence ATGAATCCAAGCCCCACAGTGATCGACCATTTTACAAATGCTGCCAAAGTATACGATGAGAAAAACCAGCAGTTAGCACCCATAGCTGACAACATGCATTTTCTCATTCGTCTTATTTTAAAAAATGCTCTCGTTCGTGCCCGAGTTCTTTGTGTGGGTGTTGGAACTGGAGCAGAGTTATTTTCACTCGCTAAACAATTTCCAGAGTGGACATTTGTTGGCGTTGACCCATCTGTTGGAATGCTTGATGTCTGTCGTGAAAAACTAAAGTCGGCTGGAATCCTTGACCGCTGTGAACTCATTCATGGATATGTTAACGATGCGCCTACAGGTGAGAATTTTGATGCGGCATTGAGTATTCTGGTCGGGCACTTCGTGAAGCGCGATGAACGGTTGGGTTTCTATCAGGCGATGTCCAGTCGATTGCGTACCAATGGAGTATTGATCAATACAGAAATCAGTTATGATTTAAGCTCGCAAGAATTTCCGATGATGTTAAACAATTGGAAGGAAGTTCAAATTTTGATGGGCGCAACACCAGAGTCACTTGCGAATTTATCTCAAGTGTTGCGCGAAATGCTGACAGTGCTTTCGCCCATAGAAACCGAATCGCTGCTAAGGCAAAGCGGCATCCCTATACCAATCCGTTTTTTTCAAGCGTTCATGATTAATGGCTGGTACGGCCTCAAGAGTTGA
- a CDS encoding phosphatase PAP2 family protein — translation MFIFRSWELEKTPLKKIYSYSAILSVVTIFAGLFSISYLDQKITYLFREDDWKWLFAREITNVGLFSNYFIAALTVLAICFYLIKLKRVTHPKIHSVYRKSQVMIYSLLFSGLCLQFFKFLFGRQRPKISPDFDPHAFYPFNTHWNFHSLPSGHTQVLFCVATFFSYYYPQKKYLFYSLATALSFTRVMTRDHFFADVLIGALVGHLTCLWLFYFLSKKESKLVF, via the coding sequence ATGTTTATTTTTAGGTCATGGGAGCTCGAGAAAACTCCATTAAAAAAAATTTATTCTTATTCAGCGATTTTAAGCGTGGTCACTATCTTTGCGGGTCTATTTTCTATCTCTTATTTAGATCAAAAAATTACCTATCTCTTCAGAGAAGATGATTGGAAATGGCTGTTTGCTCGAGAAATCACCAATGTTGGTTTGTTTTCAAATTACTTTATTGCCGCATTGACAGTTCTTGCAATTTGTTTTTACTTGATCAAATTAAAACGAGTCACTCACCCCAAAATTCATTCTGTTTATCGTAAATCTCAAGTTATGATTTATTCTTTACTTTTCTCAGGATTGTGTCTCCAATTTTTTAAATTTTTGTTTGGACGTCAACGACCCAAAATATCTCCTGATTTTGATCCCCATGCTTTTTATCCGTTTAATACCCATTGGAATTTTCATTCTTTGCCCTCTGGACATACCCAAGTGTTATTTTGCGTGGCCACTTTTTTTTCCTATTACTATCCTCAAAAAAAATATTTATTCTATTCCTTGGCTACAGCTCTTAGCTTCACCCGCGTGATGACTCGCGATCATTTTTTTGCCGATGTTCTTATCGGCGCACTCGTTGGACATCTTACTTGCCTATGGCTATTTTATTTTCTTTCCAAGAAAGAATCTAAGCTCGTGTTCTGA
- a CDS encoding TIGR02147 family protein, whose product MSVDQFKKSDEKSKNSQGLPNLSDYLDYRLYLREFYQAKKELSKNDLRPYSYQLFSAAANIKSPNYLKMIIEGQRNLSEDMIGKFAKALALSKDQSEEFSYLVKLNQAEDTSERNIYLKKISEVRVEQKLKSGEIDRKTWEKIPNWVAWILYAMIDQEGVSFTTKNLKELLRNKASEAEIEASLNSLLASGEIKKDPITGEIKKSHTLIDSPEEIPVALVRKLQTQLMYLGLESLYQDAPQDREFGTLTMSLTKEEFEDIKFKLRQLRKSIHKDNSMGRKEKKGERVYQLNIQLFPVTNKISEEQLSIFKKNLELMKKKEEGESTVQSLAERALQAASFFESQI is encoded by the coding sequence ATGTCAGTTGATCAGTTTAAGAAAAGTGATGAAAAATCAAAGAATTCACAAGGATTGCCTAATCTTTCAGATTATCTCGACTACCGTTTGTATTTACGCGAGTTTTATCAGGCTAAAAAGGAGCTCAGTAAGAATGATCTCAGACCTTATAGCTATCAACTTTTTTCTGCAGCTGCCAATATTAAGTCCCCAAATTATTTAAAAATGATTATCGAGGGCCAGAGAAATCTTTCTGAAGACATGATCGGAAAATTTGCCAAGGCGCTGGCATTAAGCAAAGACCAAAGCGAGGAGTTTTCCTATCTTGTAAAGTTAAATCAAGCTGAAGATACCTCCGAAAGAAATATTTATTTAAAAAAAATTTCAGAAGTGCGGGTTGAACAAAAACTAAAGAGCGGTGAGATCGATCGCAAAACTTGGGAAAAAATTCCCAATTGGGTTGCTTGGATTTTATATGCCATGATTGATCAAGAGGGTGTTTCTTTTACAACCAAGAACTTGAAGGAATTACTTAGAAATAAAGCCTCTGAGGCAGAGATCGAAGCGTCCTTAAACTCATTATTAGCGAGTGGCGAAATCAAAAAAGATCCTATTACGGGTGAAATAAAAAAATCACATACTTTGATTGATTCTCCAGAGGAAATCCCAGTTGCCCTTGTCCGAAAATTGCAAACGCAGCTGATGTATCTGGGCTTGGAGTCTTTGTATCAGGACGCTCCCCAAGATCGTGAATTTGGTACGTTAACAATGTCGCTAACAAAGGAAGAGTTTGAAGATATTAAATTTAAGTTGAGACAACTCAGAAAAAGCATTCATAAAGATAATTCCATGGGAAGAAAAGAAAAAAAAGGCGAACGAGTTTATCAATTAAATATTCAATTATTTCCAGTTACCAATAAAATCAGCGAAGAACAGCTATCCATTTTTAAAAAAAATCTTGAATTGATGAAGAAGAAAGAAGAAGGAGAAAGTACTGTTCAATCCTTAGCAGAACGAGCTTTGCAAGCAGCGTCCTTCTTTGAGTCTCAAATCTAA
- a CDS encoding WYL domain-containing protein, with translation MRNSLELSQLLNVSRRTLMRDLQDLEEAGFPIESDRGRGGGIRLHHGWGLGKLQLNYSEILDLLIALATMEKLQPTFLMSHLRSIRFKIAQSFPDSQRRQIEEIRKRILVGDMAPRKVLSSFKLPKEKIIIPLRISFFESKQLAITYVDEKGISTNRTIEPHFLLFNWPVWHILAWDYLREDIRFFRVDRISSSELTNELFKSKDRVKFNRAITEFFESV, from the coding sequence ATGCGAAATTCTTTGGAACTCAGTCAGTTGCTCAATGTAAGTCGACGAACCTTAATGCGTGACCTACAAGATTTGGAAGAAGCCGGATTTCCAATTGAATCAGACAGAGGCCGAGGAGGTGGCATTAGACTTCATCACGGATGGGGTTTGGGCAAATTACAGTTAAATTACAGCGAAATTCTAGATCTGCTTATTGCATTGGCTACAATGGAAAAGTTGCAGCCGACGTTTCTGATGAGCCATCTTAGAAGTATACGATTCAAAATTGCCCAATCTTTTCCCGATTCGCAAAGACGTCAGATTGAAGAGATTAGAAAAAGGATTTTAGTCGGTGATATGGCCCCAAGAAAAGTTTTGTCGAGCTTTAAATTGCCAAAAGAAAAAATTATAATCCCACTTCGAATCAGTTTTTTTGAAAGCAAGCAGCTAGCAATCACTTACGTCGACGAGAAAGGGATCAGTACCAATCGAACAATTGAGCCTCATTTTTTACTTTTTAACTGGCCTGTTTGGCACATCCTCGCTTGGGACTACCTGCGAGAAGATATTCGCTTTTTCAGAGTAGATAGAATTTCAAGTAGCGAGTTAACAAATGAACTTTTTAAGTCTAAAGACAGAGTGAAATTTAACAGGGCGATTACTGAATTTTTTGAGTCTGTGTAG
- a CDS encoding VOC family protein: MRLGYTLLYVDDVEKTMAFYSKAFGLEAGFLHESKDYGEMKTGDTKLGFVNHATAGSHGFEYEKLSLKSKAPGFEIGFVADNVENAFEHAVNAGAVSVSKPTQKPWGQTVSYVRDCNGLLVEICSAM; this comes from the coding sequence ATGAGACTTGGATATACCTTATTGTACGTTGATGACGTTGAAAAAACGATGGCCTTTTATTCAAAAGCGTTTGGGCTTGAAGCTGGTTTTCTTCATGAGTCCAAAGATTATGGTGAAATGAAGACTGGCGATACCAAACTTGGTTTTGTTAATCATGCCACCGCCGGTTCGCACGGTTTTGAGTATGAAAAGTTGAGTTTGAAAAGTAAGGCCCCTGGATTTGAAATTGGATTTGTGGCTGACAATGTTGAGAATGCATTTGAGCACGCAGTAAATGCTGGTGCAGTTTCAGTCAGTAAACCGACACAAAAGCCCTGGGGTCAAACTGTCAGTTACGTACGAGACTGCAATGGTCTCTTGGTCGAAATTTGTTCAGCGATGTAA